The Humulus lupulus chromosome 7, drHumLupu1.1, whole genome shotgun sequence region tttgggacctTACAAATATCCCCTTCTTAcataaatttcgtcctcaaaattttaccagAACAACTCGAGATATTGAgtctgcatatctgcctccagctcccaggtcgcttcctcgaccttgttgctcctccataataccttaaatAAAGGTATAGCCTTGTTTCTCAGGTAAAAGAAAATAACATTAACAATACAAAAGGTAAAGAAAAACTCTCTTCCACATCATTGGCTTCCACATCTTCGGGCTCGtcatctattttattttttttgacacCAACCTAGGCGATGCTTGCCTGAAATAGGTGAAAAATGACCATATTCTCTGTAACTTTTGTTCAAAATCTCCCCAAATTCGCGACGTAGCATTGCGAAAGAGTTTAGAAGAATAGAAACAACATCACCCCCGACTTTTTCAGAATTTCCAACAAAAACCAGCATTTAACTTAGCTTTTTTTTCTCAGCATGAAGGCATAAAAATACTCCCCATTTTATCAAGCAAAACACCAATGATATCAAAACCGTCCCTAAAGAACCTGAACTCAGTTAGAGGCACATAAAACTAGCAGTGAAGGAggataaaaataatgaaaaatacaATAGAGATAACATTTCttctttcattttttatttttattttttaatatgttgTGCTGCTCCAAGATTCAGTTTTAAGTACATCAGCTCTCCCATATAGAATTTCAAAGTCTAAGTAAGGTGGGCGAGGTCTTGTGTTGCTTAACCTTGCTACCCCTAAACTTAAATTCTTTCTCATTCACCTTAAACTTTCTTCCTGAATTTTCGTCACGCAAACCCAATGCACCACAAGGATAGACTTTGATTACCATGAATGAATCAGAGAAGTTTGATTTTTTATGCCACGAGTTGGCTTTCATCTGAGGATTAGAGAAAAACACCCGCTGCCCCAGTTTCAAAATTTGGGAATGAGCTTTCCTACCatgcttctttttcttctttctatgTGGCTGTTGCATGTGAGACGGTGCCTTTTATACACTTTCACACGCCTCATTGTCTTTCTTAAATTGTTCATAAGGTAGCTTCATCTTCAAACTCTTGTTATATGTTGTGGGTATCTCTTCCTCCATATTAGAGTCCATGAAATGAATGGCCAAACACTCCCCCAAATCATCTGTAGAACGTATAGGATTGAATACCTTGAAAGTTAATTGCTCATCTTGAGCTCGCATTGTGAGCTCCCATTTTTCCACGTCGATCAAAGTTCTACCTGTAGCAAGAAGTGGCCTCCCCAAAATAATAGCCCCCTCTATATCCGCCTCATAGCCTAGAACAATAAAATCAGCATGGAAAATAAATTTGTCAACTCTTACCAACATATCTTCAATTTTCCCATTAGGGTGAGCGAAGGATCTATAAGATAGTTGAAGAGTAACTGTTTTAGGTCTAACCTCTCCAATCCCTAACCGCTTGAAAACATACATTGACGTCAAGTTTATGCTAGCACCCAAATCACACAAAGCCATTCCACAATAAGAGTCTCCAATAGAACATGGAATGGTTAAACTTCCTAGATCTTCACTTTTAGGAGGCAACTTGATCTGCAAGAATGAGATACACTCCTTGGTTAGAGCTACAGTTTCAAACTCCCCCAACCTTCTCTTCTTTGTaagaatatatttaaatttttttgcaTAGTTGGGCATTTGTTCAAGGGCTTCCACAAGTGGGATGTTAATATGTAGCTGGTTCAAAACATCTAGAAATTTCTTGAATTGAGCATCTTGCTTTTTCTTCTCAAAGCATTGAGGAAAATGTGGTTTTTGTTGTACTTTTGAACTTTTTGGGCATCTATGTTGTGGCATTGTTGATGTATTCTGGGCAGAGGCATGTTTTGATACACTAGGAATTTCAACACTTCCTTGGATTTTTTCACTGttttggattgaagagggctcacTCTAATGCTCAGAATCTGTCTTGGATACTTCTAACTCCTTGCCACTTCTCAAATTTATTGCTTTGCACTCCTCTTTACCTTCTCATCTTAGATTGATAATGTCACTTGGAAATGAACCTAAAGGTCGACTTCGCATCTCATTAGCAAGTTTTCCAACTTGAATCTCCAAGTTTCTCATAGATGTTACTTGACTTTGGATCATTACATTCATTTTTGCCATATAATCCATTAACATATCTAAAATGGACTAGGTGGGGATGCTTGTGGCATAGGTATTTGTTGTTAAGAAAAACCAGGTGGATAAGTAGGCCTAGGAGGCATAGATGAAGTATTAGGACCAGCCCCTTGATTGCTCCATGATAAATTATGGTGTTGTCTCCATGTTTGATTGTAAGAATTTGAATTAAGGCCATTTCTATTATGATTTAACATGTAACACACTGATGTAGAATTAGAGGGAAAATTTTCAAAGGTGTGACCATCACCACAATACACACAAGAAACTTCTACAAGCTAACCACTTTGTTGACCCATTTGTGGACTCATACCCACACTCATATTCTTAATAATATTCGACATAGAAGAAACTTGGGCTGCCAATGAAGTAAGTGCAGCATCCTCATGAACACCGAACACTTTCCTCCCCATAGGTGCTCTAGTAGTTGGCCATTGATAGTTATTGTTAGAGATCCTCTCTAGAATTTCATAAGCTTCATTATATGACTTGGCCAAAATTGCCCCATTTGCCGAAGCGTCAACCACCATTCTTGTATGAGCATTTAGACCATTGTAGAAGGTCTCCATTTGGATGCAATGAGGACTACCGTGATGAGGGCATTTTCTTAATAACTCTTTGAACCGCTCCCATGCTTCATATAAGGACTCTTCATCTAGTTGTTGGAAAGAAGTGATCTCATTTCACAGCTTGGCATTCTTGGTGGGTGGGAAGTATTTCTTCAAGAATTTCTCAGCCAATTCTTGCCAAGTAGTCACTGAATCTGATGGGAGGGAGTTCAACCAAGCCCTTGCTGTATCTCTGAAAGAGTATGGAAACAACTTCAGTCTCAAGGAATCTTCTGTAACTCCGGGCAGCTTGAAAGAATCACTCACTTCAATGAATAGATGAAGATGAAGGTGAGGATCTTCGGTAGGCATCCCACTGAACTGACCCACAGTTTGAAGCATTTCGAACATGACTGGCTTCAATTCAAACT contains the following coding sequences:
- the LOC133791713 gene encoding uncharacterized protein LOC133791713 — its product is MPQHRCPKSSKVQQKPHFPQCFEKKKQDAQFKKFLDVLNQLHINIPLVEALEQMPNYAKKFKYILTKKRRLGEFETVALTKECISFLQIKLPPKSEDLGSLTIPCSIGDSYCGMALCDLGASINLTSMYVFKRLGIGEVRPKTVTLQLSYRSFAHPNGKIEDMLVRVDKFIFHADFIVLGYEADIEGAIILGRPLLATGRTLIDVEKWELTMRAQDEQLTFKVFNPIRSTDDLGECLAIHFMDSNMEEEIPTTYNKSLKMKLPYEQFKKDNEACESV